The following are from one region of the Lodderomyces elongisporus chromosome 7, complete sequence genome:
- a CDS encoding uncharacterized protein (BUSCO:EOG09264O3B), translating into MSDPINANPTVIDVNNLPTRLNKGGAASSYFHDEENRNKELLEKMISSLSIVRNGDLKSHSSPTMSDSMSSVTSNASSLSISGDSPARDFDEDMDTDPHASSQPLIVSKYEGELYEEGKEDEDLIDEQEIFDLISTISDPEHPLTLAQLAVVNLNDITINAAPTKSQISEIVIKITPTITHCSLATLIGLGIRIRLERSLPARFRYKILIKEGTHQSESQVNKQLNDKERVAAACENEQLLSVISQMLSTCK; encoded by the coding sequence ATGAGTGACCCTATAAATGCAAATCCAACGGTGATCGACGTAAACAACTTACCCACTCGTCTAAATAAAGGCGGCGCTGCTTCTTCCTATTTCCATGATGAGGAGAATAGGAATAAAGAACTTCTTGAAAAGATGATATCATCCCTTTCAATAGTGCGTAATGGCGACTTGAAATCACATTCGAGCCCCACAATGAGTGACTCCATGTCTTCAGTTACATCAAATGCATCTTCCCTTTCTATTAGTGGTGATTCTCCTGCTCGTGATTTTGACGAGGATATGGATACCGATCCACATGCCTCAAGTCAGCCACTAATTGTATCAAAATATGAAGGAGAATTATATGAAGAAGgtaaagaagatgaagatctTATAGATGAGCAAGAAATTTTTGATCTCATATCGACTATATCTGATCCTGAGCATCCTCTTACACTAGCTCAGCTTGCGGTAGTAAATCTCAACGATATAACTATAAACGCTGCACCTACCAAATCGCAAATTTCAGAGATTGTAATCAAAATTacaccaacaataacaCACTGCTCGCTAGCAACATTGATTGGATTGGGTATTAGGATTAGGCTAGAAAGGAGTTTGCCTGCTAGATTTAGGTACAAGATATTGATTAAAGAGGGAACCCATCAGCTGGAAAGCCAAGTGAATAAACAGTTGAATGATAAAGAAAGGGTTGCAGCTGCGTGTGAGAATGAACAGTTGTTGAGTGTCATTTCGCAAATGTTGAGCACTTGCAAGTAG
- a CDS encoding uncharacterized protein (BUSCO:EOG092657UN), producing the protein MGKAEIGTAKYEAKRLKASGLQKLKFYCQICTKQCRDANGYKNHLTSRSHLGRISNMEKSGETKNVMAQYSQDFQRDFINLLRVNHGTKPINANKFYQEYIRQRDHIHMNITKWKTLTSFVRHLGKNGIVRVTNTAVVNEQGEAGGNEDTEHDDDDEEEEGFNLEISLIDGKNFLEKKRDVDTDANDVDSEIAERLLRKQIERGKREEKIRKELETKGAHFIGRKPEDEAKVIESPTVSTGPIKIGIKKKSLPRTRNVFDDDDDDDDAE; encoded by the coding sequence ATGGGTAAAGCAGAAATAGGAACCGCAAAGTATGAGGCCAAGCGTCTCAAAGCCAGCGGTCTTCAAAAGTTGAAATTTTACTGCCAGATTTGTACAAAACAGTGTCGAGATGCCAACGGCTACAAGAACCACTTAACCTCTAGATCGCATTTGGGGAGGATCTCTAATATGGAGAAACTgggagaaacaaaaaatgttATGGCTCAATATTCGCAGGATTTTCAACGCGACTTTATCAATTTACTACGCGTTAATCACGGTACTAAACCAATTAATGCTAACAAGTTTTATCAAGAATATATACGACAAAGAGATCATATACATATGAACATTACAAAATGGAAAACTTTGACATCTTTTGTAAGACATCTTGGGAAAAACGGGATTGTGCGTGTTACAAACACGGCAGTGGTCAATGAACAAGGTGAGGCAGGAGGTAACGAAGATACAGAacatgatgatgatgacgaagaagaagaagggtTCAATTTGGAGATTAGTTTGATTGATGGGAAAAACTTTCTTGAAAAGAAACGCGACGTTGATACAGATGCCAATGATGTAGATAGTGAAATAGCTGAAAGGTTATTGCGCAAACAGATTGAGCGAGGGaaaagagaggaaaaaattAGGAAAGAGTTGGAGACTAAAGGTGCCCATTTTATTGGAAGGAAACCTGAAGATGAGGCTAAGGTTATAGAGCTGCCTACAGTACTGACAGGGCCTATAAAGATTGgcataaaaaagaagagtttACCACGGACTCGCAATGtctttgatgatgatgatgatgatgatgatgccgagtag
- the YPS7 gene encoding aspartyl protease (MEROPS:MER0022928), protein MQAMIQQLEKYRSTTEMLCNDNDYRGSNKHLQIKLVVYLSYSMNNFNDVKDSFMNIDKISKWFSNGGMNSVSVDLQLLKSEPTAADAESSGGENSTTNSRSSSSPSSLSLSLITSITLSTSSTSSSSSSSSPSSTTTSDTRNTNISRVTLAPVAVTRAPTTTTTSSTSQSSSNKSATETSSFSPQTDEDLQDSNLFKLVFTMGTDDSYYNARFQFGQINEQNQEDDDDNDDKDNDKGNTSDTASLQKMGLRLDLLQPEIWLMNKNDFVPCSSLYSFISSEEAQYQTDASLPASLTTQSEFTMNCAKRGTYSSTSLDAMPSARGGDASVYNGKPYMIPYLNQIRASGEYITDEMSFNITNGMQYSMGNMTVLLANETNMYVGGLGLALHPHGSGFLPQLVQQGIIKSPGYSLWFNNYSTVENTFAQLIPGVVDTKYYIGDLYQFDMLPHSGQRYAENPQVDADLAALTLPVINLDDIRVERLDLDESLSIKSDDEALPVVLDSRIIYSYLPLDVIVNLAVQANAYYSPEAGRWLVECDQLTNGNATIVFQMGANLSIHIPIREFMADAIYQDKLLKFESGASACYLTVLSSQDSGFNALGLPFLRHIYLVVDNEGKTIAMAETNKFLDVELDDLMHDDENYEAFNSSLVLDPIITPSDTSSTSMVSSSRLSSSSLSSSSSSSSRSSSSSSSIAYIISGTIPFATPSTYMHPNGTFTYSEVRTNASYETVILDIPARLSGAVISEGSIYVTGYTAGSISVTTQQTSLTMTKLSGANKIANTVERMRSITRPDLGGMMTAVLAVLMLGFILVL, encoded by the exons ATGCAA GCCATGATTCAGCAATTGGAGAAATACCGTTCTACTACAGAGATGCTATGCAACGACAATGATTATCGTGGAAGTAACAAACATCTACAAATCAAGTTGGTTGTGTATTTGAGTTATTCAATGAACAATTTCAATGACGTGAAGGACTCGTTTATGAATATTGATAAGATTAGTAAATGGTTTTCAAATGGTGGCATGAACTCTGTTAGTGTTGATttgcagttgttgaaaAGTGAAC CGACAGCAGCAGATGCGGAATCCAGTGGTGGAGAAAACTCGACTACAAACTCGAGGTCTTCATCCTCACCTTCATCTTTGTCATTATCCTTAATAACTTCAATAACtttatcaacatcatcaacatcatcatcttcttcttcttcttccccgTCTTCAACAACTACATCTGATACGagaaatacaaatataaGTCGAGTGACTTTAGCCCCAGTGGCTGTTACGAGAGCAcccacaaccaccaccactagtAGCACTAGCCAATCATCTTCAAACAAATCTGCTACTGAAACATCACTGTTTTCACCACAGACCGATGAAGACTTGCAAGACTCCAATCTTTTCAAGCTAGTGTTTACCATGGGCACAGACGACTCCTACTATAATGCTCGTTTCCAATTTGGTCAAATAAATGAACAGAACCAggaggatgatgatgataacgATGATAAAGATAATGATAAAGGCAATACTAGTGACACTGCTTCCTTGCAAAAAATGGGTCTTAGACTAGACTTGTTGCAGCCTGAAATATGGCTAATGAACAAGAATGATTTTGTTCCTTGCTCATCCTTGTACTCATTTATCAGCAGCGAAGAAGCACAGTACCAAACAGATGCTTCTCTTCCAGCCTCTCTCACCACCCAGAGTGAATTCACAATGAACTGTGCCAAAAGAGGCACGTATAGCTCAACCTCACTAGACGCAATGCCACTGGCTAGAGGTGGTGATGCCTCTGTATACAATGGTAAACCTTATATGATCCCTTACTTGAACCAAATACGAGCAAGTGGCGAATACATCACCGACGAGATGAGTTTCAACATCACCAATGGGATGCAATACCTGATGGGAAACATGACAGTACTATTGGCCAATGAAACAAACATGTATGTGGGTGGGTTAGGGCTCGCGCTACACCCCCATGGACTGGGGTTTCTTCCGCAACTAGTTCAACAAGGAATTATAAAATCACCCGGCTATTCACTCTGGTTCAACAATTACAGTACTGTAGAGAATACTTTTGCTCAGCTTATCCCTGGAGTAGTGGACACAAAATACTACATTGGTGACTTGTATCAGTTTGATATGTTACCACACCTGGGGCAAAGATATGCAGAGAATCCACAAGTCGATGCAGATTTGGCAGCACTCACACTACCAGTGATCAACCTCGATGACATACGCGTAGAGCGACTAGACTTGGATGAATCTTTGAGCATTAAATCGGATGATGAAGCTTTACCCGTGGTGCTAGACTCGCGTATCATTTACTCCTACTTACCGCTCGACGTAATAGTGAACCTCGCAGTTCAAGCCAACGCCTACTATTCTCCCGAGGCGGGTCGATGGCTTGTTGAATGCGATCAGCTCACCAATGGCAACGCCACCATTGTTTTCCAAATGGGCGCGAACCTTTCAATCCACATCCCCATTCGTGAGTTTATGGCGGATGCAATATATCAGGACAAATTACTCAAGTTTGAAAGTGGTGCTAGCGCTTGCTACTTGACCGTATTATCGAGCCAAGACTCTGGCTTCAATGCATTGGGCTTACCATTTCTACGCCATATATACCTTGTGGTGGATAATGAGGGTAAAACCATAGCAATGgcagaaacaaacaagtttTTGGACGTTGAACTTGACGACTTGATgcatgatgatgaaaactATGAAGCATTCAACTCATCCTTGGTACTTGACCCAATAATCACACCATCCGATACTAGTTCCACATCTATGGTCTCCTCTAGCAGATtgtcttcctcttctttatcatcatcatcatcatcatcatcacgatcttcatcttcctcaTCGTCAATAGCATACATCATTTCTGGAACCATCCCATTTGCAACTCCAAGCACATACATGCACCCCAATGGAACATTCACATACTCTGAAGTCAGGACCAACGCATCCTATGAGACTGTGATCTTGGATATCCCAGCCAGATTAAGTGGCGCTGTGATTAGTGAAGGATCCATTTACGTTACTGGCTATACCGCTGGGTCGATTTCAGTAACCACACAGCAAACCCTGTTGACCATGACAAAGTTGAGCGGGGCAAATAAGATTGCAAATACAGTTGAGAGAATGAGGCTGATAACCCGACCGGATCTTGGCGGAATGATGACAGCCGTGTTGGCAGTGCTAATGCTTGGATTCATTTTAGTCCTTTGA